In Vitis vinifera cultivar Pinot Noir 40024 chromosome 11, ASM3070453v1, a genomic segment contains:
- the LOC100266217 gene encoding threonine synthase, chloroplastic: MASSPFFHSSLTPKPRPSVIRPGGNGRYLPIIKCTSSTFDPSTPAAKHRRPAVENIREEARRIRSADAAAAGQQFSAKYVPFNAGPDSSESYSLDEVVYRSRSGGLLDVEHDMQALKRFDGEYWRALFDSRVGKTTWPYGSGVWSKKEWVLPEIDSDDIVSAFEGNSNLFWAERFGKQFLGMNDLWVKHCGISHTGSFKDLGMTVLVSQVNRLRKMNSPVVGVGCASTGDTSAALSAYCASAGIPSIVFLPANRISIAQLVQPIANGAFVLSIDTDFDGCMKLIREVTSELPIYLANSLNSLRLEGQKTAAIEILQQFDWEVPDWVIVPGGNLGNIYAFYKGFKMCHELGLVDRIPRLVCAQAANANPLYQYYKSGWTEFKPVKANSTFASAIQIGDPVSIDRAEFALKNSNGIVEEATEEELMDAMANADSTGMFICPHTGVALAALIKLRNSGVIGPTDRTVVVSTAHGLKFTQSKVDYHSKKIPDLACRFANPPVEVKADFGAVIDVLKKHLSSKTRKH; this comes from the coding sequence ATGGCGTCCTCGCCGTTTTTCCACTCATCTCTCACGCCGAAACCCAGGCCCTCGGTAATAAGGCCTGGAGGCAACGGTCGCTATTTGCCCATAATTAAATGCACCTCATCCACTTTCGATCCTTCCACGCCCGCGGCGAAACATCGGCGGCCGGCGGTGGAGAACATCCGCGAAGAAGCGCGGCGGATTCGGTCAGCAGATGCGGCGGCGGCGGGGCAGCAGTTCTCGGCCAAATACGTGCCGTTCAACGCCGGGCCGGACTCTTCGGAGTCGTACTCGCTGGACGAGGTGGTGTACCGGTCACGCTCCGGCGGGCTTCTGGACGTGGAGCACGACATGCAGGCGCTGAAGAGGTTCGACGGCGAGTACTGGCGGGCGCTGTTCGACTCGCGCGTGGGGAAGACGACGTGGCCGTACGGCTCCGGCGTGTGGTCGAAGAAGGAGTGGGTGTTGCCGGAGATCGACAGCGACGATATCGTCAGCGCCTTCGAAGGCAATTCCAACCTCTTCTGGGCTGAGCGTTTCGGCAAACAGTTTCTGGGCATGAACGATTTGTGGGTAAAGCACTGCGGCATTAGCCACACGGGCAGCTTCAAGGACCTGGGCATGACGGTTCTAGTCAGCCAAGTGAACCGCCTCCGCAAAATGAATAGCCCCGTCGTCGGTGTCGGCTGCGCTTCCACCGGAGACACCTCCGCCGCGCTCTCCGCCTACTGCGCCTCCGCAGGCATCCCCTCAATAGTCTTCCTCCCCGCAAACCGAATTTCAATTGCCCAGCTCGTCCAGCCCATTGCCAATGGCGCCTTTGTGTTGAGTATAGACACTGATTTTGATGGGTGCATGAAGCTGATTCGTGAAGTGACTTCTGAACTACCCATATATTTAGCCAATTCTTTGAATAGTTTGAGGCTGGAGGGCCAGAAAACAGCAGCAATCGAGATTCTGCAGCAGTTCGATTGGGAAGTACCGGATTGGGTTATAGTTCCAGGAGGTAATCTCGGAAACATATACGCTTTCTACAAAGGATTCAAAATGTGCCATGAGTTGGGGCTTGTTGATCGGATTCCAAGGCTTGTGTGTGCTCAAGCTGCAAATGCCAATCCTCTCTATCAGTATTACAAGTCAGGGTGGACTGAGTTCAAGCCAGTGAAGGCCAATTCGACTTTCGCCTCTGCTATCCAGATTGGAGACCCGGTTTCCATCGATAGAGCTGAGTTTGCTCTCAAGAATTCAAATGGTATCGTCGAGGAAGCAACTGAGGAAGAGTTGATGGATGCCATGGCAAATGCAGATTCCACTGGCATGTTCATTTGTCCTCACACCGGCGTGGCGCTGGCTGCATTGATTAAGCTGAGGAACAGCGGGGTAATAGGACCCACCGACCGGACGGTGGTGGTAAGCACGGCACATGGGCTGAAGTTTACGCAATCCAAGGTTGACTATCACTCGAAAAAGATCCCGGATTTGGCCTGCAGATTCGCCAACCCGCCAGTGGAAGTGAAGGCAGATTTCGGGGCAGTAATAGATGTTCTGAAGAAGCATTTGTCGAGTAAAACTCGGAAGCATTAG
- the LOC100257752 gene encoding WD repeat-containing protein VIP3, protein MKLAGLKSIENAHDESVWAAAWVPATESRPALLLTGSLDETVKLWMPDELVLQQNNTGHCLGVVAVAAHPSGIIAASASLDSFVRVFDVDTNATIATLEAPPSEVWQMQFDPKGSILAVAGGSSASIKLWDTATWKLIDTLAIPRPESSKPTDRGGNKKFVLSVAWSPDGRRLACGSMDGTISIFDVNRAKFLHHLEGHYMPVRSLVYSPVDPRVLFSASDDGHVHMYDAEGKSLIGAMSGHASWVLSVDVSPDGAAIATGSSDKTVRLWDLNMRAAVQTMSNHADQVWGVAFRPPGGAGVRAGRLASVSDDKSISLYDYS, encoded by the exons ATGAAACTCGCCGGCCTGAAATCCATCGAAAACGCTCATGACGAATCGGTGTGGGCCGCCGCATGGGTTCCGGCCACCGAATCCCGACCGGCGCTCCTCCTCACTGGCTCTCTCGACGAGACCGTGAAGCTCTGGATGCCTGACGAGCTCGTCCTGCAGCAAAACAACACTGGCCACTGCCTCGGCGTTGTCGCCGTTGCTGCTCACCCATCTGGCATCATCGCCGCCTCCGCTTCGTTGGACAGCTTCGTTCGCGTTTTTGATGTCGATACCAATGCTACAATTGCCACTCTGGAAGCTCCTCCCTCTGAAGTGTGGCAAATGCAGTTTGATCCTAAG GGTTCTATTCTAGCAGTTGCAGGTGGGAGTAGTGCATCAATCAAACTCTGGGACACTGCCACATGGAAACTGATTGACACCCTGGCCATACCTCGTCCAGAAAGCTCTAAGCCAACCGATAGAGGTGGCAACAAGAAATTTGTCCTTTCAGTTGCATGGAGTCCTGATGGGAGACGACTGGCTTGTGGCTCAATGGACGGCACCATTTCTATATTTGATGTAAACCGTGCCAAATTCCTTCATCACCTGGAAGGTCACTACATGCCCGTGCGATCTCTCGTGTATTCCCCTGTTGATCCTAGGGTACTCTTTTCGGCCTCAGATGATGGCCATGTGCACATGTATGATGCTGAGGGAAAGAGCCTGATTGGAGCCATGTCAGGTCATGCAAGCTGGGTGTTGAGTGTGGATGTGAGTCCAGATGGGGCAGCAATTGCCACAGGTTCAAGTGACAAGACTGTAAGACTCTGGGACCTTAACATGAGGGCCGCTGTGCAGACAATGAGCAACCATGCTGACCAGGTGTGGGGCGTGGCATTCCGTCCACCAGGGGGAGCTGGTGTTCGGGCTGGTCGACTTGCAAGTGTATCAGATGACAAGAGTATATCACTGTACGATTACTCCTAA
- the LOC100261010 gene encoding formin-like protein 13 gives MEGDGDSPSFWPSPPPSTSIYRRRRPSPLLNPAVLIILLPILAMIVVFFAVPSFLNFTSQFLRPNSVRKSWDSLNVLLVLFAILCGVFARKNDEKNDDVLENHGSSGSVVMGKSHESISHSLFEFSDRKIYDPPIQSGSVRLRRSSSSYPDLRQESLWGAGDDRRRFFDDFEVNNYRSPASSDYVRRHRRSELERDDSEVKVIPVDTFAVRSSPSPSPAPPRTPPPPPPPPPPIVQRKPRRSYETVARKEKLSNSDADQFKKSRSPPAPPPPPPPPPPPRVPGGHLPEQKSRKSARRMGGATKDIATVFVSLYNQTRKKKKQRTKNIHENAVQSPPSATTPTPPPPPPPPPPPSMLHNLFRKGSKSKRIHSVSAPPPPPPPPPRPPPPRSSKRKTHIPPAPPTPPPPPPPDTSRRRAAGKPPLPARKSSFYNRDDNVNSGGQSPLIPMPPPPPPFRMPELKYVVRGDFVRIRSTHSSRCSSPELDDVDLSSNKSAMDGGDAIGATFCPSPDVNVKADTFIARLRGEWRLEKINSLRERKNVGLTPDPSPNPTHTS, from the coding sequence ATGGAAGGAGATGGAGACTCGCCATCCTTCTGGCCATCACCGCCACCGTCCACCTCCATATACCGTCGTCGGCGGCCTTCTCCTCTCCTCAACCCCGCCGTCTTGATCATTCTCCTGCCCATTTTGGCCATGATTGTTGTTTTCTTTGCGGTGCCTTCGTTTCTCAACTTCACTTCTCAGTTTCTGAGACCCAACTCCGTGAGGAAGAGCTGGGACTCGCTCAATGTTCTCCTTGTGTTGTTTGCGATTCTGTGTGGTGTTTTCGCGAggaaaaatgatgagaaaaacgACGACGTTCTGGAGAATCATGGTTCCAGTGGTTCGGTCGTTATGGGGAAGAGTCATGAATCGATTTCGCATAGTTTGTTTGAGTTTTCGGATCGGAAGATCTATGATCCACCGATTCAGTCCGGTTCAGTCCGGTTGAGGAGGAGCAGTAGCTCGTATCCAGATCTGAGGCAGGAGTCGTTGTGGGGCGCCGGCGATGATCGGCGGCGGTTCTTTGATGATTTTGAAGTGAATAACTATCGATCTCCGGCGTCGTCGGATTATGTTCGTCGTCACCGGAGGAGTGAACTCGAGCGGGATGATTCTGAGGTGAAGGTCATACCGGTTGATACTTTCGCGGTTCGTTCTTCTCCCTCGCCTTCACCGGCGCCTCCTCGCACGCCCCCgcctccaccaccacctcctccgcCAATTGTTCAGCGGAAACCTAGACGAAGTTATGAAACTGTTGCGCGCAAAGAGAAGTTGAGTAACAGTGACGCTGATCAATTCAAGAAGAGCCGATCTCCGCCTGCTCcacctccccctccccctccgcCTCCTCCGCCGCGAGTGCCAGGAGGTCATCTTCCGGAGCAGAAGAGTAGAAAGAGTGCAAGAAGAATGGGTGGTGCGACGAAGGATATAGCGACGGTTTTTGTGTCACTGTACAATCAAacgaggaagaagaagaagcagagaACAAAGAATATACACGAAAACGCAGTACAATCTCCTCCTTCAGCGACAACACCAACTCCACCGCCGCCTCCACCACCTCCTCCGCCTCCGTCTATGCTCCACAATCTATTCAGAAAAGGAAGCAAAAGCAAGAGAATCCATTCCGTCTcagcaccaccaccacctcctccgcCTCCTCCACGACCACCTCCACCACGATCATCGAAGCGGAAAACTCACATTCCACCGGCGCCACCAACTCCAccgcctcctccacctcccGACACATCCCGCCGGAGAGCCGCCGGCAAGCCGCCACTGCCCGCTAGAAAGAGTTCTTTCTACAACAGGGACGACAATGTGAACAGCGGTGGCCAGTCGCCTCTCATTCCGATGCCGCCCCCGCCACCACCTTTCCGGATGCCGGAGCTGAAGTACGTCGTCCGGGGAGATTTTGTTAGAATAAGGAGCACTCATAGCTCTCGGTGCAGCTCTCCGGAGCTGGATGACGTTGATCTCTCATCAAACAAGAGCGCAATGGACGGTGGAGATGCGATCGGGGCCACGTTCTGCCCAAGCCCAGACGTAAACGTCAAGGCGGATACATTCATCGCACGACTCCGAGGCGAGTGGAGACTCGAGAAAATCAATTCATTGAGGGAGAGAAAAAACGTGGGCCTTACCCCTGACCCAAGCCCAAACCCAACCCACACCTCATAA
- the LOC100252615 gene encoding UBP1-associated proteins 1C, with translation MDDGSENKTLEYSLNPIKLQGSVISLHRRKEEREMVWFQCEDCGENLKKPKLPNHFRICSANKLSCIDCGETFGQQSVQGHTQCITEAEKYGPKGQGKALNGTPAKGKSDSKQRPEVDITVGLSERPPWFCSLCNTKATSKQALLLHADGKKHRAKARAFHAANEPKQKEESTQNGNVSTENISKDESIGNKNVEETKMQDPPQMATVHDSLETENENLASKKKRKLDASDNNGDRKKVGGDASGELGNGEVIQVERAEAEETVLQVKKAKHDVSKEPSSMKEDTKKKIKWKKLITSALKSNPDGVLKMRKLRKLVIKALEESGITDDETQLSEKLEHKINSSSRFTVDNKYVRLAAKD, from the exons ATGGATGATGGATCCGAAAACAAAACCCTAGAATATTCCTTAAACCCAATAAAGTTGCAGGGTTCGGTCATCTCTCTACACAGAAGAAAGGAGGAGAGAGAGATGGTGTGGTTTCAGTGTGAGGACTGCGGAGAGAACCTGAAAAAGCCAAAATTGCCCAACCACTTCAGGATCTGTTCAGCAAACAAG TTGTCCTGCATTGATTGTGGAGAAACATTTGGGCAGCAAAGTGTTCAGGGCCACACGCAGTGTATTACTGAAGCG GAAAAATATGGCCCCAAGGGACAAGGGAAAGCTTTGAATGGTACCCCAGCAAAGGGCAAAAGTGATTCAAAGCAAAGGCCTGAAGTTGATATAACTGTTGGGTTATCTGAACGTCCTCCATGGTTTTGTAG TCTTTGCAATACAAAGGCTACTAGTAAGCAAGCACTACTACTCCATGCTGATGGGAAGAAGCACCGAGCTAAAGCGAGAGCCTTTCATGCTGCTAATGAACCTAAGCAGAAAGAAGAATCCACTCAAAATGGGAATGTTTCAACAGAAAACATTTCAAAGGATGAATCAATTGGCAATAAAAACGTCGAGGAGACAAAGATGCAAGATCCACCTCAAATGGCCACTGTTCATGACAGCTTAGAgactgaaaatgaaaatttggcatcaaagaagaaaagaaaacttgatGCATCTGATAACAATGGTGATAGGAAAAAGGTTGGAGGTGATGCTTCAGGTGAATTAGGCAATGGTGAAGTGATTCAGGTTGAAAGGGCAGAAGCAGAGGAAACAGTACTACAGGTGAAGAAAGCGAAGCATGATGTATCCAAAGAACCAAGCTCTATGAAAGAAGataccaaaaagaaaataaagtggaAGAAGTTGATCACTTCAGCCTTGAAATCC AATCCAGATGGGGTTCTTAAGATGAGGAAGTTGCGAAAACTTGTTATAAAGGCACTTGAGGAATCTGGCATTACAGATGATGAAACCCAACTAAGTGAGAAGCTTGAGCACAAG ATTAATTCAAGCTCCAGATTCACAGTTGATAACAAGTATGTCCGTCTGGCAGCCAAAGATTGA
- the LOC100255931 gene encoding uncharacterized protein LOC100255931, which produces MDKNIGDDAEGQRNSLELTKSISDKHLDLLRPSSRYYSIFKGQAVDAVDREKGKYTLLRDVEDFQVGIFDKPLPCFGCGIGWFSFLLGFLCPLMWYYATILYFGNCYRKDPRERAGLAASAIAAMACSAVLLIILAFRLF; this is translated from the exons ATGGATAAGA ATATAGGTGACGATGCAGAAGGTCAGAGAAATAGTCTTGAGCTGACGAAATCAATTTCTGATAAGCATCTTGATCTTTTAAGGCCATCTTCCCgctattattccatatttaaag GACAAGCTGTAGATGCAGTGGACCGTGAAAAAGGCAAGTACACTCTTCTTAGAGACGTAGAAGACTTTCAAGTTGGGATTTTTGACAAACCTCTTCCTTGCTTTGGCTGTGGAATAGGATGGTTCTC TTTTCTTTTGGGGTTTCTATGCCCGCTGATGTGGTACTATGCTACAATTCTTTACTTTGGAAACTGCTACCGCAAAGATCCCAGAGAGCGAGCAGGCCTAGCTGCTTCTGCAATTGCT GCAATGGCATGTTCGGCCGTGTTGTTGATCATACTGGCTTTTCGTCTATTTTAG